The following proteins come from a genomic window of Tepidiforma thermophila:
- a CDS encoding metallophosphoesterase family protein, with protein MRLGIVSDIHCNIQGLERALELMAPFDQLWCAGDSVFQFRWSNEVVARLRELDAVVVLGNHEETLLGPDGQRALSSPKVDQDLVAWLRQQPYRVERMVDGKKVMMTHGSPWEPWKDYHYPHEPIWARAAELPCDVLIVGHTHYKMALRVGDVLVINPGSAGDPRDHRNDFQLSCATWDTTTGEVVFYDYPDPTRNFVRHSGEQ; from the coding sequence GTGCGCCTCGGCATCGTCTCCGATATCCACTGCAACATCCAGGGCCTCGAACGGGCGCTTGAGCTGATGGCACCGTTCGACCAGCTCTGGTGTGCCGGGGACAGCGTTTTCCAGTTCCGCTGGTCGAACGAAGTGGTCGCCCGGCTCCGTGAGCTGGATGCCGTGGTCGTGCTCGGCAATCACGAAGAGACCCTGCTCGGCCCCGATGGCCAGCGCGCGCTCTCCAGCCCAAAGGTCGACCAGGACCTGGTGGCCTGGCTCCGGCAGCAGCCGTACCGGGTCGAGCGGATGGTCGACGGCAAGAAGGTCATGATGACCCACGGTTCCCCGTGGGAGCCCTGGAAGGACTACCACTACCCGCACGAACCGATCTGGGCGCGAGCAGCCGAGCTGCCTTGTGACGTGCTCATCGTGGGCCACACCCATTACAAGATGGCACTCCGCGTGGGGGACGTTCTGGTGATTAACCCCGGCTCGGCCGGGGACCCGCGGGACCACCGCAACGACTTCCAGCTCTCCTGCGCGACCTGGGACACGACAACCGGGGAAGTCGTCTTCTACGATTACCCTGACCCGACCCGCAATTTCGTCCGGCATTCGGGGGAGCAGTGA
- a CDS encoding TIGR03564 family F420-dependent LLM class oxidoreductase produces the protein MKIGLGIGITGNEGIDDVIRQIQRAEEAGFDSAWLPNIFGLDAITTIAVAGRETSRIELGTFVVPTYLRHPVAMAQQALTAAAATRGRFTLGIGLSHRVVIEGMFGMDYSKPVRHMREYLSVLIPLLEGKQVQFRGEEYRVQAQITVPGVSRPSVVVAALGPQMLKLAGRLADGTATWMGGASYLRNTAIPAIRTAAAESGRPVPRVVAGFPVAVTDYPDRARESAARIFAVYGQLPSYRAVLDVEGAAGPADVAIVGSEAEVEARLRELADAGVTDFNASPFPVDGDSDAVRRTIEFLAAARREGRI, from the coding sequence ATGAAGATCGGGCTCGGCATCGGCATCACCGGCAACGAGGGCATCGACGACGTCATCCGACAGATCCAGCGAGCCGAAGAGGCAGGGTTCGATTCTGCCTGGCTTCCGAACATCTTTGGACTGGACGCCATCACCACCATTGCTGTGGCAGGCAGGGAGACATCGCGGATCGAACTCGGGACATTCGTGGTCCCGACATACCTGCGGCACCCGGTCGCGATGGCGCAGCAGGCGCTGACGGCGGCGGCGGCAACTCGAGGCCGCTTTACCCTTGGGATCGGGCTCAGTCACCGCGTGGTCATCGAAGGCATGTTCGGAATGGATTATTCGAAGCCGGTCCGCCACATGCGGGAATACCTGTCAGTCCTCATCCCGCTGCTCGAAGGGAAGCAGGTCCAGTTCCGCGGCGAGGAGTACCGCGTTCAGGCCCAGATTACGGTTCCCGGGGTATCCCGCCCATCGGTGGTCGTGGCGGCGCTGGGGCCGCAGATGTTGAAGCTAGCGGGGCGGCTCGCCGACGGCACCGCGACCTGGATGGGCGGCGCCAGCTATCTCCGCAACACGGCGATCCCGGCAATCCGCACGGCCGCAGCCGAGTCCGGCCGGCCGGTGCCCCGGGTGGTCGCTGGTTTCCCGGTCGCGGTGACGGACTACCCGGACCGGGCGCGTGAGTCGGCGGCCCGCATCTTTGCGGTCTACGGGCAGCTGCCGTCCTACCGCGCCGTGCTCGATGTCGAGGGAGCGGCCGGGCCCGCGGACGTGGCCATTGTCGGCTCGGAAGCGGAGGTCGAGGCCCGGCTCCGCGAACTGGCCGATGCCGGAGTCACCGACTTCAACGCCTCACCGTTCCCGGTCGACGGGGACTCGGACGCCGTTCGCCGGACGATCGAGTTCCTCGCAGCGGCCCGGCGCGAGGGGCGCATCTAA
- a CDS encoding alpha/beta fold hydrolase, with protein sequence MPYARVNGAHIYYRQHGSGPDLVFIHGAGGNHLAWWQQVAAFTPRYRVTTYDARGWGLSRGDMAVGRTTLGTDLLALLQHLGIERAHIVAQSMGGRAVAGLARLAPERIASLVLCGTTAGATNDRIRAMQQELREDRGGASLREQALAPGFEAEEPALALLYRQINALNPPRPRGLLGPPPPGYRGSMHELLSSLGVPILYVVGEHDAITPPEMILEAASLVSGAREHVIAGAGHSCYFERAAEWNAVVGEFLEAVQRGNC encoded by the coding sequence GTGCCCTACGCACGCGTGAACGGCGCCCACATCTACTACCGGCAGCACGGCTCCGGGCCAGACCTTGTGTTCATCCACGGGGCAGGCGGCAACCACCTGGCCTGGTGGCAGCAGGTCGCGGCCTTCACTCCCCGCTACCGGGTGACGACGTACGATGCGCGGGGCTGGGGCCTGTCGCGGGGCGACATGGCCGTGGGCCGCACAACCCTCGGGACCGACCTCCTTGCACTGCTGCAGCATCTCGGCATCGAGCGCGCCCACATCGTTGCCCAGTCGATGGGCGGCCGGGCGGTGGCAGGGCTCGCCCGCCTCGCGCCGGAGCGCATCGCTTCGCTCGTGCTGTGCGGGACGACCGCCGGCGCCACGAACGACCGCATCAGGGCGATGCAGCAGGAGCTGCGCGAGGACCGCGGCGGCGCGAGCCTCCGGGAGCAGGCGCTCGCGCCCGGGTTCGAAGCGGAAGAGCCCGCCCTGGCCCTGCTCTACCGGCAGATTAATGCGCTCAATCCGCCGAGGCCCCGTGGACTGCTGGGTCCGCCCCCGCCCGGCTATCGCGGCTCCATGCACGAACTCCTCTCCTCGCTGGGCGTGCCGATCCTCTATGTCGTCGGCGAGCACGACGCCATCACGCCGCCGGAGATGATTCTCGAAGCGGCTTCGCTCGTCAGCGGGGCCCGGGAGCACGTCATCGCTGGGGCCGGGCATTCGTGTTACTTCGAACGCGCCGCCGAGTGGAATGCCGTCGTCGGCGAGTTTCTCGAGGCCGTTCAGCGGGGAAACTGCTGA
- a CDS encoding nitric oxide reductase activation protein NorD, which yields MSIVTELLARHQERLSGFPAPLQQQFEAGLRALAGRLSPSQLQAWAETGMELTALSLRSWEAAVEYFKAGTAYPELATWDAIETVGRDALQMAAESAPLAVSFLRAAPAAMQAIGPGHMHAWAELGRRLYKGNWKSSSLAAQFYEVAPELFRIIRMGQASRLVIFIDELARHSYELASACLASAPAVLARLEEDDRLPFITFATELAQSSWADSRLYFDRGVPLLEKIHAPLRERFLLLAAQAARGHQRSVFQYFEDAANALGELEPTDHQQIIMLAEQLAPYSPFAAMDFITVMPTVLQRIRIDELEAWQQAGLRVLQVSQEGGEAYFRLQSTRAEEILENLSSRVELSRVGEVLRLYCKALTGRNVSIQTAEALAEKGIGWVDEHRASTDGSTIFLPELMERFPAKEDNFAAMKVFATHQAAHIEFGSFAFEFRRPGNVFPLRRVAFARERERPATTDMEEFFDLFPDRQLASDLFTIAEDARIDARVKHEYGGIRRQLVRMQAEELERRPQIELMPLRNAFVENLVRASLDGLHRVRWPRERADEMSRALGILRAVQQPAATVEDAAEAALALYEIAISIPNIRDDLDPADWDSVEPMEAGQAMPMEAAGEEGGQGTQAQLGGSGEGDEEYESPQEIDFRGDFKPELVDLLMKLRENAQGGQAGQQQTMPLTPEQLAELLAKSVEIDLNAMDEGDLDASTGMFLSNLMKEAGTPASEKGEQGGQPTSDQSTGESPGEEPLKPVVTVYYYDEWDFRAQDYKPRWCAVKEAKLEEGDEGFYEKALREHAGLVAQTRKQFELMKPEMFRKIKRLPDGEDFDLDSAIEWMVEKRAGANPTEKIYWRRNKIERDVAVAFLIDMSASTDEEINKRDKQFDDDDYDDPRKYLSWWVSKRRQELTSPPKRIIDLEKESTVLLMTALETIGDQYGIYGFSGYGRDNVEFFVIKDFDETLDQKIKNRLDKVVPIRSTRMGPAIRHATYKLLQTDAKVKILFLLSDGRPQDHGYGRDRTEKEYAIHDTKQALNEAKREGITPFALTVDRAGHDYLKTMCEDMGYEVVADIESLPSRLPALYRRLTE from the coding sequence ATGTCCATCGTGACCGAACTCCTCGCCCGCCACCAGGAACGCCTTTCCGGCTTCCCCGCGCCGCTCCAGCAGCAGTTCGAAGCCGGCCTCCGTGCCTTGGCCGGCCGGCTTAGCCCCTCACAGCTCCAGGCCTGGGCCGAGACCGGCATGGAGCTCACCGCCCTCAGCCTCCGCAGCTGGGAAGCCGCTGTCGAGTACTTCAAGGCCGGCACGGCCTATCCCGAGTTGGCGACCTGGGATGCGATCGAGACCGTCGGCCGCGACGCGCTGCAGATGGCGGCCGAATCGGCGCCGCTGGCCGTGTCGTTCCTTCGCGCTGCCCCGGCTGCCATGCAGGCGATTGGTCCCGGCCACATGCACGCCTGGGCCGAGCTCGGCCGGCGGCTGTACAAGGGCAACTGGAAGAGCTCCTCCCTCGCTGCCCAGTTTTACGAAGTCGCGCCCGAGCTCTTCCGCATCATCCGCATGGGCCAGGCCTCCCGGCTGGTCATCTTCATCGATGAGCTGGCCCGGCACAGTTACGAGCTGGCGAGCGCCTGCCTTGCCTCGGCACCGGCGGTGCTCGCCCGGCTGGAAGAGGACGACCGGCTCCCGTTCATCACGTTCGCGACCGAGCTGGCCCAGAGCTCGTGGGCCGACTCGCGCCTCTATTTCGACCGCGGCGTTCCGCTCCTCGAAAAGATCCACGCCCCCCTCCGGGAACGGTTCCTGCTGCTTGCAGCCCAGGCAGCCCGGGGCCACCAGCGCTCGGTCTTCCAGTACTTCGAGGATGCCGCCAACGCGCTCGGAGAGCTCGAACCGACGGACCATCAGCAGATCATCATGCTCGCCGAGCAGCTCGCCCCGTACTCGCCGTTCGCCGCGATGGACTTCATCACCGTCATGCCGACTGTCCTCCAGCGGATCCGCATTGACGAGCTCGAAGCCTGGCAGCAGGCCGGGCTGCGCGTCCTCCAGGTCAGCCAGGAAGGCGGAGAGGCGTACTTCCGCCTCCAGTCGACCCGCGCCGAGGAGATCCTCGAAAACCTGTCCTCACGCGTTGAGCTGTCGCGAGTCGGCGAGGTGCTGCGTCTCTACTGCAAGGCGCTTACCGGCCGGAATGTGAGCATCCAGACAGCCGAAGCTCTTGCCGAAAAAGGCATCGGCTGGGTCGACGAGCACCGGGCAAGCACCGATGGGTCAACAATCTTCCTGCCTGAGCTCATGGAGCGGTTCCCCGCGAAGGAAGACAACTTCGCCGCCATGAAGGTCTTTGCCACCCACCAGGCGGCCCACATCGAGTTTGGGAGCTTCGCCTTCGAGTTCCGGCGGCCGGGCAACGTCTTCCCGCTCCGTCGCGTCGCCTTCGCGCGCGAGCGCGAGCGGCCGGCGACGACTGACATGGAAGAGTTCTTCGACCTCTTCCCGGACCGTCAGCTGGCAAGCGACCTCTTTACCATCGCGGAAGATGCCCGCATCGATGCGCGGGTGAAGCACGAATACGGCGGCATCCGGCGGCAGCTGGTGCGCATGCAGGCCGAAGAACTCGAGCGGCGCCCCCAGATTGAACTGATGCCGCTGCGCAACGCCTTTGTCGAGAACCTCGTCCGCGCCAGCCTCGACGGCCTCCACCGGGTGCGGTGGCCGCGTGAGCGCGCGGATGAAATGAGCCGTGCCCTGGGCATCCTCCGCGCCGTGCAGCAGCCAGCGGCGACCGTGGAGGACGCCGCGGAGGCGGCCCTTGCGCTGTACGAAATCGCCATCTCCATCCCGAACATCCGCGATGACCTCGATCCCGCTGACTGGGACTCCGTCGAGCCGATGGAGGCCGGGCAGGCGATGCCGATGGAGGCTGCCGGGGAGGAGGGTGGACAGGGCACACAGGCGCAGCTCGGCGGCAGCGGCGAGGGCGACGAGGAGTACGAGAGCCCGCAGGAGATCGACTTCCGGGGCGACTTCAAGCCGGAGCTCGTTGACCTGCTGATGAAGCTCCGGGAAAACGCCCAGGGTGGGCAGGCGGGCCAGCAGCAGACCATGCCGCTGACCCCGGAACAGCTCGCCGAGCTGCTTGCGAAGAGCGTCGAGATCGACCTCAACGCAATGGACGAAGGCGACCTCGACGCCTCCACCGGCATGTTCCTCTCGAATTTGATGAAGGAGGCCGGGACCCCGGCTTCGGAAAAGGGTGAACAGGGAGGCCAGCCGACCAGCGACCAGTCGACGGGCGAGAGCCCGGGAGAAGAGCCGCTCAAGCCGGTGGTCACTGTCTACTACTACGATGAGTGGGACTTCCGGGCCCAGGATTACAAGCCACGCTGGTGCGCCGTCAAAGAGGCCAAACTCGAGGAAGGCGACGAAGGCTTCTACGAAAAGGCCCTGCGCGAGCACGCCGGGCTCGTCGCCCAGACCCGCAAGCAGTTCGAGCTGATGAAGCCGGAGATGTTCCGGAAAATCAAGCGCCTCCCGGATGGCGAGGACTTCGACCTCGACTCAGCAATCGAATGGATGGTCGAAAAGCGCGCCGGCGCAAACCCGACAGAAAAGATCTACTGGCGCCGCAACAAAATCGAGCGCGACGTCGCCGTCGCGTTCCTCATCGACATGTCCGCCAGCACTGACGAGGAAATCAACAAGCGCGACAAGCAGTTCGACGATGACGACTATGACGACCCCCGGAAGTATCTGAGCTGGTGGGTATCGAAACGTCGTCAGGAGCTTACGTCACCGCCGAAGCGTATCATCGACCTTGAGAAGGAGTCGACCGTTCTCCTGATGACTGCACTGGAGACGATTGGCGACCAGTACGGTATTTACGGTTTCTCCGGTTACGGACGCGATAACGTCGAATTTTTCGTCATTAAGGACTTCGACGAGACGCTCGACCAGAAAATCAAGAACCGGCTTGACAAGGTCGTCCCGATTCGCTCGACACGAATGGGGCCGGCAATCCGCCACGCAACCTACAAACTCCTCCAGACCGACGCGAAGGTCAAAATCCTCTTCCTGCTTAGCGATGGCCGGCCCCAGGACCACGGCTACGGGCGCGACCGAACCGAGAAGGAATACGCCATCCACGACACCAAGCAGGCCCTGAATGAGGCCAAGCGCGAAGGCATCACCCCCTTCGCCCTCACCGTCGACCGTGCTGGCCATGACTACCTGAAGACCATGTGTGAAGACATGGGGTACGAGGTGGTCGCAGACATCGAGTCGCTGCCCAGCCGTCTGCCTGCGCTCTACCGCCGGCTGACGGAGTAG
- a CDS encoding endonuclease MutS2, with translation MNDHTLRVLEFDRVLDMLAAEAAFSIGAEKARALRPATTWARARELAQETAEMRLLDQQGIDIPFSGARDIRPHLRAAAIGQMLEPGALLECAQVLTTARRARLVLEKVRDRVPTLAAIGDRIGDFRSFAEEVVSAISPRGEVTDAASDQLALVRRELRAAEARLEQRAQAALADALRKGAAQEGLLTERNGRKVIPVRSDSRSAVPGIVHDVSSSGATLFIEPLSVVEAGNAVRELRLAEEREVRRVLQRLTDLLGARAEEALRSVESLGDLDLVHARARLARKMGAALPPAGEVDQWFGPGGSTQLRRARHPLLRGNVVPIDVAVGESPQGILITGPNTGGKTVALKTIGLLTLMAQAGMGVPCDDGSRVRFYPRIYADIGDEQSIEQSLSTFSSHLRNIIDILGDADRDTLVLLDELGAGTDPAEGAAIARAVIEELLDRETTLVATTHHGELKVFAHSDPRLENASVEFDLETLSPTYHLVVGLPGQSNALAIARRLGLDARVVDRASQQLAPGHFELEGLLAEIRTQRREAEAARAAAQAAREEAERLRRELALEREAIEHERAAVIAEAKREADDTLARMRRELEQLRRRAAERQFDPVAAQEALRQAEREREQLARAAVVRRAAAASPVITREVEPGDLVHVRDIPQLGEALTAPGEDGRLEVQFGSLRMKVSIDRIDRIEKPNPAGGRVVVPAGPQVSHELDLRGQRAEAALERFESYLDAAYRAGLPFVRIIHGKGTGALRAAIREALARHPLVRSYESAPAAEGGDGVTIALLAG, from the coding sequence ATGAACGACCACACGTTGCGCGTTCTCGAGTTCGACCGGGTCCTTGACATGCTGGCCGCCGAGGCAGCGTTCAGCATCGGCGCCGAGAAGGCTCGCGCCTTACGCCCGGCAACGACCTGGGCGCGGGCGCGCGAGCTGGCCCAGGAGACGGCGGAGATGCGTCTGCTCGACCAGCAGGGCATCGACATCCCGTTTTCCGGTGCGCGGGACATCCGGCCGCACCTGCGCGCTGCAGCGATTGGGCAGATGCTGGAACCAGGCGCCCTCCTGGAGTGTGCGCAAGTACTCACGACCGCGCGCCGCGCCCGGCTCGTCCTGGAGAAGGTGCGCGACCGCGTGCCAACGCTCGCCGCGATTGGGGACCGCATCGGCGATTTCCGCAGCTTCGCCGAGGAGGTCGTGAGCGCTATCTCGCCGCGGGGCGAAGTGACCGACGCAGCCAGTGACCAGCTGGCGCTCGTACGGCGCGAGCTCCGGGCAGCCGAAGCCCGCCTCGAACAGCGGGCGCAGGCTGCGCTCGCTGATGCCCTGCGCAAGGGTGCCGCCCAGGAGGGCCTCCTCACCGAGCGGAACGGCCGGAAGGTCATCCCGGTACGGTCCGACAGCCGCTCCGCCGTCCCCGGGATTGTTCACGACGTCTCGTCGAGCGGCGCTACGCTGTTCATCGAACCGCTCTCGGTGGTGGAGGCGGGTAACGCCGTCCGGGAACTCCGGCTGGCAGAGGAGCGGGAGGTTCGCCGGGTTCTGCAGCGGCTGACCGACCTGCTCGGCGCGCGGGCTGAGGAAGCCCTTCGCTCGGTTGAGTCACTCGGAGACCTCGACCTGGTCCATGCAAGAGCGCGCCTCGCGCGGAAGATGGGCGCGGCCCTCCCGCCGGCCGGCGAGGTTGACCAATGGTTCGGCCCGGGAGGGTCGACGCAGCTCCGCCGCGCCCGCCATCCCCTGCTGCGCGGCAATGTGGTCCCGATCGATGTGGCAGTCGGTGAGTCGCCGCAAGGGATCCTCATCACCGGCCCCAACACAGGAGGGAAGACCGTCGCCCTCAAGACCATCGGCCTGCTCACGTTGATGGCGCAGGCAGGTATGGGCGTGCCGTGCGACGACGGCAGCCGGGTCCGGTTCTACCCGCGCATTTACGCGGACATCGGCGACGAACAGTCGATCGAGCAGAGCCTCTCTACCTTCTCCTCGCATCTGCGGAACATCATCGACATTCTCGGGGATGCCGACCGCGATACCCTCGTGCTGCTCGACGAACTCGGCGCAGGGACCGACCCGGCCGAAGGAGCGGCCATCGCCCGGGCAGTCATCGAGGAACTGCTCGACCGCGAGACCACCCTCGTCGCAACAACCCATCACGGCGAGCTGAAAGTCTTCGCGCACAGCGACCCGCGGCTTGAGAACGCCTCAGTGGAATTCGACCTCGAGACGCTCAGCCCAACCTACCACCTGGTGGTCGGCCTGCCGGGGCAGTCGAACGCCCTGGCCATCGCCCGGCGGCTTGGACTCGATGCCCGGGTGGTCGACCGGGCCTCACAGCAACTGGCGCCCGGCCACTTCGAGCTGGAGGGGCTGCTCGCCGAAATCCGCACCCAGCGGCGCGAGGCCGAGGCAGCCCGGGCCGCAGCCCAGGCCGCGCGCGAGGAGGCCGAGCGGCTCCGCCGGGAACTCGCACTGGAGCGTGAAGCAATTGAACACGAACGCGCCGCGGTCATCGCCGAAGCGAAACGCGAGGCTGACGACACCCTCGCCCGGATGCGGCGGGAGCTCGAGCAGCTGCGGAGGCGCGCAGCGGAGCGCCAGTTCGACCCGGTGGCTGCCCAGGAGGCCCTTCGGCAGGCCGAGCGCGAACGGGAGCAGCTGGCGCGCGCGGCCGTGGTGCGGCGGGCCGCCGCTGCCTCACCCGTCATCACCCGGGAGGTCGAGCCCGGCGACCTGGTTCACGTGCGGGACATCCCGCAGCTCGGCGAGGCACTGACCGCACCCGGGGAGGATGGCCGGCTCGAGGTGCAGTTCGGCAGCCTGCGGATGAAGGTGAGTATCGACCGGATTGACCGGATCGAGAAGCCGAACCCGGCCGGCGGGAGGGTGGTTGTTCCTGCGGGTCCCCAGGTCAGCCATGAGCTCGACCTGCGCGGGCAGCGGGCCGAAGCCGCGCTGGAGCGGTTCGAGAGCTACCTCGACGCGGCGTACCGCGCGGGGTTGCCGTTCGTGCGAATCATCCACGGGAAAGGCACCGGCGCCCTTCGGGCGGCAATTCGCGAGGCCCTGGCGAGGCACCCGCTCGTCCGGAGTTACGAATCGGCGCCGGCAGCGGAAGGCGGCGATGGCGTCACCATCGCCCTGCTTGCAGGCTAG
- a CDS encoding replication-associated recombination protein A, with protein sequence MERPPLQSGFDFGSDEPTVAGGADAPLAARMRPRTLDDVFGQDAAVGPGSMLRELTRRGRLPSVILWGPPGCGKTTIARLLASSVDAAFVPLSAVTSGVADLRRIIGDAERARRAGRRTVIFIDEIHRFNRAQQDVVLPHVEEGTITLIGATTENPSFEVVAPLLSRVRVVRLQPLSEDAIGSLVDRALSDQERGLGKLGLALDPQARALLARSVHGDARAALTALEVAADLALARRSATIDAGDITGALQDRRPYHDRQGDAHYDTISAFIKSVRGSDPHAALYWLARMIEAGEDPLFIVRRMVILAAEDIGLADPQALVVATACQQAVHFVGMPEGAIPMAECAVYLALAPKSNSAYAALGRALEDARATAGEPVPLHLRNAATGLMAAFGYGAGYRYDHDEPGHVARGQAHLPERLAGREYYQPGAAGWEATASERWRNLLAGLPQADAPLPEGAESTPDDRED encoded by the coding sequence ATGGAGCGCCCGCCGCTGCAATCCGGCTTTGATTTCGGCAGCGACGAGCCGACCGTCGCGGGAGGGGCCGATGCCCCGCTGGCTGCGCGGATGCGGCCCCGGACGCTCGACGATGTATTCGGGCAGGATGCTGCAGTCGGGCCGGGGTCGATGCTCCGCGAGCTGACCCGCCGCGGCAGGTTGCCGTCCGTGATCCTCTGGGGGCCGCCCGGCTGCGGGAAGACGACGATTGCCCGGCTCCTGGCCAGCTCCGTCGATGCCGCGTTTGTTCCGCTCTCTGCAGTGACCTCCGGCGTGGCCGACCTTCGGCGGATCATCGGCGACGCCGAGCGCGCCCGCCGCGCCGGGCGGCGGACGGTCATCTTCATCGATGAAATCCACCGCTTCAACCGCGCGCAGCAGGATGTGGTGCTTCCGCACGTGGAAGAGGGGACCATCACGCTCATCGGTGCGACCACCGAGAACCCGTCGTTCGAAGTGGTTGCCCCGCTGCTGAGCCGGGTTCGCGTGGTCCGGCTGCAGCCGCTCAGCGAGGACGCCATCGGCAGCCTGGTCGACCGGGCACTGAGCGACCAGGAGCGCGGGCTCGGCAAACTCGGCCTCGCTCTCGACCCGCAAGCACGGGCGCTGCTCGCGCGGAGCGTGCATGGCGATGCCCGCGCGGCGCTGACTGCGCTGGAGGTTGCTGCCGACCTGGCGCTTGCGCGCAGGAGCGCAACGATTGACGCCGGGGACATCACCGGGGCGCTGCAGGACCGGCGGCCGTACCACGACCGGCAGGGCGACGCCCACTACGACACGATCTCAGCGTTCATCAAGTCCGTGCGGGGGAGCGACCCGCACGCGGCGCTCTACTGGCTGGCCCGGATGATCGAAGCGGGCGAGGACCCGCTTTTCATCGTTCGCCGCATGGTCATCCTCGCGGCAGAGGACATCGGGCTCGCCGATCCGCAGGCGCTGGTTGTTGCCACCGCCTGCCAGCAGGCCGTTCACTTCGTGGGCATGCCCGAGGGCGCGATCCCGATGGCGGAATGCGCGGTCTACCTCGCCCTCGCCCCGAAGAGCAACAGCGCCTACGCCGCTCTCGGCCGGGCCCTCGAGGATGCCCGCGCGACCGCGGGCGAACCGGTCCCGCTGCACCTGCGCAATGCCGCAACGGGGCTGATGGCAGCGTTCGGCTACGGCGCAGGCTACCGGTACGACCACGACGAGCCGGGCCACGTTGCCCGCGGACAGGCGCATTTGCCCGAACGGCTCGCCGGCAGGGAGTATTACCAGCCGGGAGCAGCCGGGTGGGAAGCGACCGCGTCCGAGCGATGGCGCAACCTGCTCGCCGGGCTTCCGCAAGCCGACGCACCACTCCCGGAAGGAGCCGAATCGACGCCAGATGACCGTGAAGATTGA
- a CDS encoding alkylmercury lyase, which produces MTVKIEFLYSKATGRSPEAEEALRLALEATDPSIEVTYIEVDGMEDARAKRFLGSPSIRVNGIDVEYGEREPDEYQSGTRYYNTPQGWKPYPHARLIANAILEAQTRAGR; this is translated from the coding sequence ATGACCGTGAAGATTGAGTTCCTGTACTCGAAAGCAACCGGGCGCAGCCCCGAAGCGGAAGAGGCGCTCCGCCTCGCGCTTGAGGCGACCGACCCGTCCATTGAGGTGACGTACATCGAAGTTGACGGGATGGAGGATGCGCGGGCGAAGCGATTCCTCGGTTCACCCTCAATCCGCGTCAACGGCATCGACGTCGAGTACGGCGAACGGGAGCCGGACGAGTACCAGAGCGGCACGCGCTACTACAACACGCCGCAGGGGTGGAAGCCCTACCCCCATGCACGGCTCATCGCCAACGCAATTCTCGAAGCGCAGACGCGCGCAGGCCGGTAG
- a CDS encoding FmdB family zinc ribbon protein, translated as MAIYEFYCPTCREKFEQRRPMSAVNEPASCSRGHRAERVLSMFAAPRGAVATADSPAGGCCGGGACACASAN; from the coding sequence ATGGCGATCTACGAGTTCTACTGCCCGACCTGCCGCGAGAAGTTCGAGCAGCGGCGCCCGATGTCGGCGGTCAACGAGCCGGCGTCCTGCTCGCGCGGCCACCGTGCGGAGCGGGTGCTTTCGATGTTCGCCGCACCGCGCGGCGCCGTCGCAACAGCCGATTCACCCGCCGGGGGGTGCTGCGGAGGGGGCGCGTGCGCCTGCGCGTCAGCGAACTGA
- a CDS encoding histidine phosphatase family protein, with amino-acid sequence MRLFLVRHGESEGNARRVFQGRLDYGLTPRGELQARSLAARLSGMEVVHFATSPQRRARLTAEILGSTLGRTAVPLPELSEYDIGEPSGLTIAEVRERYPGILEAQRRGERVEFPGEEGRNRFQARVRRALDFLTRFDGDVVAVTHGGIVSAACHIVTGVDPVRRGVFHVGNCSLTVIERDRTGRLVLTRHNDACHLDGLVTAFDTG; translated from the coding sequence ATGCGCCTGTTTCTCGTTCGCCATGGCGAATCGGAGGGGAATGCGCGCCGGGTTTTCCAGGGCCGGCTCGACTACGGCCTCACACCCCGTGGCGAGCTGCAGGCCCGCAGCCTGGCAGCGAGGCTGTCCGGCATGGAAGTCGTCCACTTTGCGACCAGTCCCCAGCGCCGGGCGCGCCTGACGGCCGAGATCCTCGGCTCGACCCTCGGCCGCACCGCCGTTCCGCTGCCGGAGCTTTCAGAGTACGACATCGGCGAGCCTTCCGGGCTGACTATTGCCGAGGTCCGGGAGCGGTACCCGGGCATCCTCGAGGCGCAGCGGCGAGGGGAGCGCGTTGAGTTCCCCGGCGAGGAAGGGCGGAACCGGTTCCAGGCGCGCGTGCGCCGCGCGCTCGACTTCCTGACGCGGTTCGACGGTGACGTCGTCGCGGTGACCCATGGGGGCATCGTCTCCGCCGCCTGCCATATCGTGACCGGCGTCGACCCGGTGCGGCGCGGTGTCTTTCACGTCGGCAACTGCTCGCTGACTGTCATCGAGCGGGACCGCACAGGGCGGCTGGTCCTCACCCGGCACAACGACGCCTGCCATCTCGATGGGCTCGTCACAGCCTTCGATACCGGCTAA